A region from the Prosthecobacter algae genome encodes:
- the menB gene encoding 1,4-dihydroxy-2-naphthoyl-CoA synthase yields MWTTIQTFQDIKLEKTADGIGKLTINRPEVRNAFRPQTVKEMLVALDILHEDREVGVIILCGEGPLAFCSGGDQKVRGDAGYIGDDGVPRLNILDVQRKIRTLPKPVVAMVAGYAIGGGHVLHVVCDLTIAADNARFGQTGPKVGSFDGGLGSSYLARIVGQKKAREIWYLCRQYDAQQALEMGLVNTVVPLAQLEEETVKWCREMLGHSPLALRCLKASLNADCDGQMGLLDLAGNATLLYYMSEEAKEGKNAFVEKRKPDFDKFPRLP; encoded by the coding sequence ATGTGGACCACCATCCAGACCTTCCAGGACATCAAGCTTGAGAAAACCGCCGACGGCATCGGCAAGCTCACCATCAACCGGCCCGAAGTGCGCAATGCCTTCCGCCCCCAGACGGTGAAGGAGATGCTCGTCGCGCTGGACATCCTGCATGAGGACCGGGAGGTCGGGGTGATCATCCTCTGCGGCGAAGGGCCGCTGGCCTTCTGCTCCGGCGGTGACCAAAAGGTGCGGGGCGATGCTGGCTACATCGGTGACGATGGCGTGCCTCGCCTGAACATCCTCGACGTTCAACGCAAGATCCGCACCCTACCCAAACCCGTCGTCGCCATGGTGGCCGGTTACGCCATCGGCGGGGGCCACGTCCTGCACGTCGTCTGTGATCTCACCATCGCCGCCGACAACGCCCGTTTTGGCCAGACCGGCCCCAAAGTCGGCTCCTTCGACGGCGGCCTCGGCTCCAGCTACCTCGCCCGCATCGTCGGTCAGAAAAAGGCCCGTGAAATCTGGTACCTCTGCCGCCAATACGATGCCCAGCAGGCTCTCGAAATGGGTCTCGTCAACACCGTCGTCCCCCTCGCCCAGCTTGAAGAGGAGACCGTCAAATGGTGCCGTGAAATGCTCGGCCACAGCCCTCTCGCACTTCGTTGCCTCAAAGCCTCCCTCAATGCCGACTGCGACGGCCAGATGGGCCTGCTCGACCTAGCTGGCAATGCTACCCTTCTCTACTACATGAGCGAAGAGGCCAAGGAAGGCAAAAACGCCTTCGTCGAAAAACGCAAACCCGACTTCGACAAGTTCCCCCGCCTCCCCTGA
- a CDS encoding rhomboid family intramembrane serine protease, whose translation MSLDDRDYMRTRPPPLGEWLRRWTAFHVVFALNVAVFFVQWGLQEAWLRDALTGEPIRPLGGLSLDELTSGHFWTPFSFMFVHSGWGAFLSSLLLLWMAGQRVQALYGGRNLVLIHALAGLFGAAVSLAVSAYALKSTSLVLMGASVPAMGLLLAYAVAMPEEEVPLLRLSLWRFARLLLAGSTLLGLLSWMGAFPEWMPNGAAVCFAHVGAGLAGWYFARSLGYGGVPAHLLNPPVSAGSVLRRRPEMARAQRPRRPVVEVDMEAVRRENPRNDPLVDLMKDEIDPILDKINDHGMGSLTDDERRALERASRRFLK comes from the coding sequence ATGTCACTTGATGATCGCGATTACATGCGCACGCGGCCGCCGCCGTTGGGCGAGTGGCTGCGAAGGTGGACGGCTTTTCATGTGGTGTTTGCCCTGAATGTGGCGGTGTTTTTTGTGCAGTGGGGGCTGCAGGAAGCTTGGCTGCGTGATGCGCTGACCGGGGAGCCGATCCGGCCTCTGGGCGGGCTAAGTCTGGATGAACTGACGTCCGGGCATTTTTGGACGCCGTTCAGTTTTATGTTTGTACACAGCGGCTGGGGGGCTTTTTTGAGCAGCCTGCTGTTGCTGTGGATGGCGGGGCAGAGGGTTCAGGCACTGTATGGGGGGCGGAATCTGGTTTTGATTCACGCTCTGGCGGGTTTGTTTGGGGCGGCGGTGTCGTTGGCGGTTTCTGCTTATGCTTTGAAGTCCACTTCCCTGGTGCTGATGGGGGCTTCGGTACCTGCGATGGGGCTTTTGCTGGCCTATGCGGTGGCGATGCCCGAAGAAGAGGTACCGCTGCTGAGGCTGAGCCTCTGGCGCTTTGCGCGGCTGCTGCTGGCGGGGAGCACCTTGCTGGGGCTGCTGAGCTGGATGGGGGCCTTTCCTGAATGGATGCCGAATGGCGCAGCCGTTTGTTTTGCCCATGTGGGGGCGGGGCTGGCGGGCTGGTACTTTGCCCGTTCCCTGGGTTATGGCGGTGTGCCTGCCCATCTGCTGAATCCGCCTGTGTCTGCGGGTTCGGTTCTGCGCCGGAGACCGGAGATGGCCCGTGCCCAGCGCCCCCGGCGGCCCGTGGTGGAGGTGGACATGGAGGCCGTGCGGCGGGAGAATCCACGCAATGATCCGCTGGTGGATCTGATGAAGGACGAGATCGATCCCATCCTGGACAAGATCAACGACCACGGCATGGGAAGCCTGACCGATGATGAACGCCGCGCCCTGGAACGTGCCAGTCGGCGTTTTTTAAAGTAG